A genomic segment from Brachyhypopomus gauderio isolate BG-103 unplaced genomic scaffold, BGAUD_0.2 sc52, whole genome shotgun sequence encodes:
- the fxr2 gene encoding LOW QUALITY PROTEIN: fragile X mental retardation syndrome-related protein 2 (The sequence of the model RefSeq protein was modified relative to this genomic sequence to represent the inferred CDS: inserted 2 bases in 1 codon; deleted 3 bases in 3 codons): MDGLAVEVRGSNGAFYKGFIKDVHEDSVTIVFENNWQPERQLPFTDVRLPPPTDYHKDIGEGEEVEVYSRANEQEPCGWWLARVRMMKGEFYVIEYAACDATYNEIVTAERIRPVNPNSPASPDSFHKVVIAVPEDLREICLNDNIHKDFRKAIGANCIFCNTSTHELIVLSTSESTVKRATLLSDMHFRSIRTKLMLMSRNEEATKHLETSKQLASAYQEEFGVREDLMGLAIGSHGANIQQARKVPGGVTAIELEEESCTFRIYGETPEAVKQARVYLEFKEDSFQVPGTSSAKSSAKVAKSSRRLWTSPAWCGCESKGTTRKSCPGEEVGRQGPGSADAAVGQEGMVPFIFVGTKENISNAQALLEYHVAYLQEVEQLRLERLQIDEQLRQIGVGYRAAPSRVGVPGAVERERGYLTDDSTNSLQTSRTYGGRGRGRKANSAYSGYGTNSEMSNASETEDQSEQEPRPXRGVGSEDRGARRGGRGRGNSTGRGRGGPGSRGSNTISSVLRDPDSNPYSLLEGEGDVGGDTDASESMSGSERRRRSRRRRNDQEPSVMDAAANESDGQAATSENGLEEEGKPQRRNRSRRRRNRGNRPEGGSASRDRQPVTVADFISRAESQSRQNLPAKKEESQQASLTKENGTSVKEEPAPSKRSPSNGVASPGEALTLVNGVS; the protein is encoded by the exons ATGGACGGGCTGGCGGTGGAGGTGCGCGGCTCCAACGGGGCCTTCTACAAG GGGTTCATCAAAGACGTCCACGAGGACTCCGTCACGATAGTCTTTGAAAACAA CTGGCAGCCAGAGAGACAGCTGCCATTTACCGATGTGAGGTTGCCACCGCCAACCGACTACCACAAAGACATTGGCGAGGGAGAGGAAGTGGAG GTATACTCCCGTGCCAATGAGCAGGAGCCCTGCGGCTGGTGGCTGGCCAGAGTGAGGATGATGAAGGGCGAG TTCTATGTCATCGAGTACGCTGCGTGCGACGCCACCTACAACGAAATAGTCACTGCTGAACGAATCCGGCCAGTCAACCCCAACAGCCCCGCCTCTCCAGACTCCTTCCACAAAGTCGTCATCGCCGTGCCTGAAGACCTCCGAGAAAT CTGTTTAAACGACAACATCCACAAAGACTTCAGGAAAGCAATCGGAGCCAACTGCATCTTCTGTAACACTTCAACACACGAACTGATCGTACTG TCCACCAGTGAGTCCACAGTGAAGCGCGCTACACTCCTGAGTGACATGCACTTCCGCAGCATCCGCACCAAACTCATGTTAATGTCACGCAACGAGGAGGCCACCAAACACctggag ACGAGTAAGCAGCTGGCGTCGGCCTATCAGGAGGAG TTCGGGGTGCGGGAGGACCTGATGGGTTTGGCCATCGGCTCCCACGGT GCCAACATCCAGCAGGCCCGCAAGGTGCCCGGGGGGGTCACGGCCatcgagctggaggaggagagctGCACCTTCAGGATCtatggagag accccAGAAGCTGTGAAGCAGGCGCGGGTGTATCTGGAGTTCAAAGAAGACTCGTTCCAGGTGCCAGGCACCTCGTCG GCAAAGTCATCGGCAAAAGTGGCAAAATCATCCAGGAGATTGTGGACAAGTCCGGCGTGGTGCGGGTGCGAATCGAAGGGGACAACGAGAAAAAGCTGCCCAGGGGAAGAGGTAGGCAGGCAGGGGCCCGGCAGTGCAGACGCTGCCGTCGGCCAAGAG ggTATGGTTCCCTTCATCTTCGTAGGGACCAAGGAGAACATCAGTAATGCCCAGGCCCTGCTGGAGTACCACGTTGCCTACCTGCAG gaggtGGAACAACTCCGTCTGGAGCGTCTGCAGATAGACGAACAGCTAAGACAGATTGGTGTGGGTTACCGCGCGGCC CCGAGCCGCGTGGGCGTGCCCGGCGCCGTGGAGCGTGAGCGCGGCTACCTGACGGACGACAGCACCAACTCTCTCCAGACTTCACGCACGTATGGCGGGCGCGGCCGCGGACGCAAGGCCAACAGCGCCTACTCTGGTTACG GAACCAACTCTGAGATGTCCAACGCCTCAGAGACGGAGGATCAGAGCGAGCAGGAGCCACGCCC CCGCGGGGTGGGCAGCGAGGACAGGGGTGCCAGGAGAGGGGGCCGCGGCCGTGGCAACAGCACGGGCAGGGGCCGCGGGGGCCCCGGGTCACGCGGCTCCAACACCATCAGCTCAG TGCTGAGGGACCCCGACAGCAACCCCTACTCTCTGCTGGAGGGGGAGGGCGATGTGGGCGGAGACACGGACGCCAGTGAGAGCATGAGTGGCAGCGAGCGCAGGAGACGCTCCCGCCGTCGCCGTAACGACCAGGAGCCCAGCGTCATGGACGCGGCCGCCAACGAATCGGACGGCCAAGCAGCCACCAGCGAGAATGGATTGG AAGAGGAGGGCAAGCCGCAACGCCGAAATAGAAGCCGCCGCCGTCGTAACCGTGGCAACCGTCCGGAGGGAGGTTCCGCCAGCCGAGACAGGCAGCcag TTACCGTGGCTGACTTCATCTCTCGCGCAGAATCCCAGAGTCGACAGAACCTCCCGGCAAAGAAGGAAGAATCGCAGCAGGCCTCCCTCACTAAG GAGAATGGAACTAGTGTCAAGGAAGAGCCGGCCCCCTCCAAGCGTTCCCCTAGCAACGGCGTGGCATCACCTGGGGAGGCTCTGACCCTGGTGAACGGCGTTTCGTAA